The proteins below are encoded in one region of Apium graveolens cultivar Ventura chromosome 4, ASM990537v1, whole genome shotgun sequence:
- the LOC141720024 gene encoding protein FAR1-RELATED SEQUENCE 5-like, translating to MYAIRRQWVFAFTKQHFAAGMTTTSRSESMNSFFDEYVKASTGLKEFIENSQKALDSQYLREVQANFDTEYKEMRLFSNSSMEIHASKIYTKEMFKRFQKELQKSQSFVVKSMKGCGDYLSKMYLVEKSTLPEINRRNFFLKVSIDGSYSCTCKKFEHSGMICRHMIRYLNKKQKTMIPPDLVTMRWTINGNKVAGPLPCTPRMLGNVVESQTARYSGLCKAFQVFVGRGKKAMIEEIVPRDY from the exons ATGTATGCAATTAGACGGCAATGGGTTTTTGCTTTCACGAAACAACATTTTGCCGCCGGTATGACTACCACCTCAAGGAGCGAGTCTATGAATTCATTTTTTGATGAGTATGTGAAAGCGTCGACCGGTTtgaaagaattcattgagaattCACAAAAAGCTTTGGACTCACAATATTTACGGGAGGTTCAAGCCAATTTTGACACTGAGTACAAGGAAATGAGACTATTCTCTAACTCGTCAATGGAGATACATGCCTCCAAGATATACACAAAAGAGATGTTTAAGCGATTTCAAAAAGAGCTTCAAAAAAGTCAATCTTTTGTTGTGAAAAGCATGAAAGGTTGTGGAGATTATCTTTCAAAGATGTATTTGGTAGAAAAGTCCACCTTGCCGGAGATTAATAGAAGGAATTTTTTCTTGAAGGTTTCCATCGACGGGAGTTATTCTTGTACATGTAAAAAATTTGAACATTCCGGGATGATTTGTAGACACATGATCCGTTACCTTAACAAGAAACAAAAGACGATGATACCGCCAGATCTTGTAACAATGAGGTGGACAATAAATGGAAACAAAGTTGCGGGACCTCTACCGTGTACCCCTCGGATGCTTGGTAATGTTGTAGAATCTCAAACGGCaagatatagtggattgtgtaaAGCTTTCCAAG TTTTTGTGGGGCGAGGGAAGAAGGCCATGATAGAAGAAATTGTCCCTCGAGATTATTAG
- the LOC141720025 gene encoding protein FAR1-RELATED SEQUENCE 5-like, with amino-acid sequence MNLLSETCGGIEKIGFSAQDVRNVIRDIRRRVFDSGDAECGLVLLRDLQKQSDGNFFYRVDVDEENRVKGLVWVDPRSLNAYKNFGDVVTFDSTYRTNRYDMPFIPITGVNHHYQNILFGFALIRDEKETTYRWVLKTWLEAVDNKPPITIITDQDIALSNAISEVMPNTNHTYCTWHISSKFPEKLSTLYTQYSEFKTDFNACIYKSLSPTEFEGRWEDLKEKYDLENHNLAK; translated from the coding sequence ATGAATTTACTTAGTGAGACGTGTGGTGGTATTGAAAAAATTGGTTTTTCCGCTCAAGACGTACGAAATGTAATACGTGACATTCGAAGACGGGTTTTTGATTCCGGTGATGCGGAGTGTGGATTGGTTTTGTTACGAGACTTGCAAAAACAAAGTGATGGCAATTTTTTCTACCGAGTGGATGTGGATGAGGAGAATCGGGTTAAGGGTTTGGTGTGGGTTGATCCTCGTTCGCTTAACGCGTACAAGAATTttggagatgtggtgactttcgACTCGACATATCGGACTAATAGGTATGACATGCCTTTTATTCCAATTACGGGAGTGAATCACCACTACCAAAATATTTTGTTTGGATTTGCACTTATAAGGGACGAGAAAGAGACTACTTATAGATGGGTTTTGAAGACTTGGTTGGAAGCGGTCGATAACAAGCCACCTATTACCATTATTACGGATCAAGACATCGCTTTAAGTAATGCCATTTCCGAGGTTATGCCTAACACCAACCACACATATTGTACGTGGCATATTAGTAGCAAGTTTCCCGAGAAACTATCTACTTTGTATACTCAATACTCGGAGTTCAAGACGGATTTTAATGCATGTATCTACAAGTCATTGTCACCAACGGAATTTGAAGGTAGGTGGGAGGACTTGAAagagaaatatgatcttgaaaatCACAATTTGGCTAAATGA
- the LOC141721537 gene encoding uncharacterized protein LOC141721537 isoform X2: MEAPAGVAAVSLPIHRKEWPVVSEHLQNSTNEQPADLDFCSITIDANMENELQQRLQTVVKQREELQHMETGIKAELIARSQIVSLHNTYESQIKEHVNANVKLQEQLREREQAKHELEREIENKERELHAIRLDTQAVWAKDDLLREQNKELATFRRERDTSEAERAQHVKQIHDFQDHIQEKERQFMELQEQHRASQETLSFKDEQLREAQTWITRAQEMDALQTTTNQTLQAELRERTEQYNQLWMNCQRQFAEFVHTIQALQIELADLRQRNATSTDESRASELNIKDALQSGNNVGNQLNVSGDCQTHDSGTLPNGNFENDLSSQSQGNASGHVGQTNSVAAVPIVPQSLVGMPTYLSGQVAALHPFLMHQHAVPQSAYFHSVPAVSSLQQRQNQQAASEGLQMPVNGKSSDPEYIDHVSQGLEPHAVIMTPNDRAEDLESTKKHYSIDPQPQNNLQQLPSQLQDGLKLNSLMHSSESEKNNTLGKADAQVSRTQQPSSAALIPEEPVNRIHSFEQSTVNSANVTLPSEASFSSEKKTQHLVDKSSEVTLLDQGSLLRCIVRTIPPNGRIRISSTLPNRLGKMLSPLHWHDYKKNYGKLDDFVAGHPELFVIEGDYIQLREGAQEIIAATAAFAKVKAAASVTSSNSSLLPSVAVTPMAQQHRLKREHATSRPGNLTDSHSQPSMMQTQHINGAPYAVGTDSTVKILSKPKESLERNNRTSGTSFKARR, from the exons ATGGAGGCACCGGCCGGTGTCGCCGCCGTTTCGCTACCGATTCACCGGAAAGAGTGGCCAGTTGTTTCTGAGCATCTTCAAAACTCCACTAATGAG CAACCGGCTGACTTGGACTTCTGTTCTATTACGATTGATGCAAATATGGAGAATGAGTTGCAGCAGCGGCTTCAAACTGTTGTTAAACAAAGAGAGGAGTTGCAGCACATGGAGACTGGGATTAAGGCGGAGCTAATTGCACGATCACAGATCGTATCTTTGCATAATACGTATGAGTCTCAGATAAAGGAGCATGTTAATGCAAATGTGAAGCTTCAA GAGCAATTACGGGAAAGGGAACAGGCTAAACATGAACTTGAAAGGGAGATTGAAAATAAAGAAAGAGAGCTGCATGCTATTAGATTAGATACTCAAGCG GTGTGGGCCAAAGATGATCTTCTCCGAGAACAAAACAAAGAACTCGCAACATTTAG GAGAGAGCGTGATACTTCAGAGGCTGAAAGAGCACAGCATGTTAAACAAATCCATGACTTTCAAGATCACATTCAGGAGAAAGAGCGTCAGTTTATGGAGTTgcaagaacag CATAGAGCATCGCAGGAAACTCTAAGCTTTAAAGATGAACAACTAAGAGAAGCACAAACATGGATTACGCGAGCCCAGGAAATGGATGCGTTGCAAACAACTACAAACCAAACCTTACAAGCTGAACTTCGAGAGCGTACCGAACAATATAATCAGCTGTGGATGAATTGTCAAAGACAG TTTGCAGAATTTGTGCATACAATACAAGCACTCCAGATTGAGTTGGCAGATCTAAGACAAAGAAATGCAACTTCTACCGATGAATCACGTGCCTCTGAATTGAACATAAAAGATGCTTTACAGTCTGGGAACAATGTTGGAAACCAGCTTAATGTCAGTGGGGATTGTCAAACTCATGATTCTGGAACTCTTCCTAATGGAAATTTTGAGAATGATTTATCTTCGCAGTCTCAAGGAAATGCATCAGGACATGTTGGTCAG ACCAATTCTGTTGCTGCTGTTCCTATTGTTCCTCAGTCACTAGTTGGGATGCCAACTTACCTCTCCGGGCAAGTGGCTGCCCTGCATCCTTTTCTTATGCATCAACATGCTGTACCCCAGTCTGCCTATTTTCACTCAGTACCAGCAGTATCATCTCTACAACAGAGGCAAAACCAACAG GCTGCATCAGAAGGTTTGCAGATGCCTGTTAATGGGAAATCTAGCGATCCAGAGTACATTGATCATGTTAGTCAAGGGCTAGAACCTCATGCTGTGATTATGACCCCAAATGACAGGGCAGAG GATCTGGAATCTACCAAGAAACACTACAGTATAGATCCTCAACCTCAGAACAATCTGCAACAGCTACCATCCCAGTTGCAGGATGGTTTAAAATTGAATTCTCTTATGCATAGTAGTGAGAGTGAG AAAAATAACACTCTAGGGAAGGCAGATGCCCAAGTTTCTAGGACTCAACAACCCAGCTCAGCTGCATTGATACCTGAAGAACCAGTGAACAGAATACATTCGTTTGAGCAATCTACAGTTAACAGTGCTAATGTAACATTACCTTCCGAAGCTTCTTTCTCTTCAGAGAAGAAGACTCAACATTTAGTTGATAAGAGCTCAGAAGTTACTCTTCTTGACCAAGGGTCGCTGTTGCGCTGCATCGTTCGCACAATTCCACCAAATGGTAGAATCAGGATTAGTTCAACA CTACCAAACAGGCTTGGGAAAATGCTTTCACCTCTACATTGGCATGATTACAAGAAAAATTATGGAAAACTTGATGACTTTGTTGCTGGTCATCCTGaa CTATTTGTAATTGAAGGGGACTATATTCAGCTCAGGGAAGGTGCACAAGAGATAATTGCAGCCACTGCAGCTTTTGCCAAAGTTAAAGCAGCTGCATCTGTAACATCATCGAACTCGTCATTGTTGCCTTCTGTTGCTGTCACTCCTATGGCTCAGCAACACAGATTGAAGAGGGAGCATGCAACCTCCCGACCTGGAAATCTTACTGATAGTCATTCACAGCCTTCAATGATGCAGACTCAGCATATAAATGGTGCTCCGTATGCTGTTGGAACTGACTCAACCGTGAAAATTTTGAGCAAACCTAAAGAATCTTTGGAACGTAATAACAG GACAAGTGGAACTTCATTTAAAGCAAGAAGATA G
- the LOC141721537 gene encoding uncharacterized protein LOC141721537 isoform X1, with product MEAPAGVAAVSLPIHRKEWPVVSEHLQNSTNEVQQPADLDFCSITIDANMENELQQRLQTVVKQREELQHMETGIKAELIARSQIVSLHNTYESQIKEHVNANVKLQEQLREREQAKHELEREIENKERELHAIRLDTQAVWAKDDLLREQNKELATFRRERDTSEAERAQHVKQIHDFQDHIQEKERQFMELQEQHRASQETLSFKDEQLREAQTWITRAQEMDALQTTTNQTLQAELRERTEQYNQLWMNCQRQFAEFVHTIQALQIELADLRQRNATSTDESRASELNIKDALQSGNNVGNQLNVSGDCQTHDSGTLPNGNFENDLSSQSQGNASGHVGQTNSVAAVPIVPQSLVGMPTYLSGQVAALHPFLMHQHAVPQSAYFHSVPAVSSLQQRQNQQAASEGLQMPVNGKSSDPEYIDHVSQGLEPHAVIMTPNDRAEDLESTKKHYSIDPQPQNNLQQLPSQLQDGLKLNSLMHSSESEKNNTLGKADAQVSRTQQPSSAALIPEEPVNRIHSFEQSTVNSANVTLPSEASFSSEKKTQHLVDKSSEVTLLDQGSLLRCIVRTIPPNGRIRISSTLPNRLGKMLSPLHWHDYKKNYGKLDDFVAGHPELFVIEGDYIQLREGAQEIIAATAAFAKVKAAASVTSSNSSLLPSVAVTPMAQQHRLKREHATSRPGNLTDSHSQPSMMQTQHINGAPYAVGTDSTVKILSKPKESLERNNRTSGTSFKARR from the exons ATGGAGGCACCGGCCGGTGTCGCCGCCGTTTCGCTACCGATTCACCGGAAAGAGTGGCCAGTTGTTTCTGAGCATCTTCAAAACTCCACTAATGAG GTGCAGCAACCGGCTGACTTGGACTTCTGTTCTATTACGATTGATGCAAATATGGAGAATGAGTTGCAGCAGCGGCTTCAAACTGTTGTTAAACAAAGAGAGGAGTTGCAGCACATGGAGACTGGGATTAAGGCGGAGCTAATTGCACGATCACAGATCGTATCTTTGCATAATACGTATGAGTCTCAGATAAAGGAGCATGTTAATGCAAATGTGAAGCTTCAA GAGCAATTACGGGAAAGGGAACAGGCTAAACATGAACTTGAAAGGGAGATTGAAAATAAAGAAAGAGAGCTGCATGCTATTAGATTAGATACTCAAGCG GTGTGGGCCAAAGATGATCTTCTCCGAGAACAAAACAAAGAACTCGCAACATTTAG GAGAGAGCGTGATACTTCAGAGGCTGAAAGAGCACAGCATGTTAAACAAATCCATGACTTTCAAGATCACATTCAGGAGAAAGAGCGTCAGTTTATGGAGTTgcaagaacag CATAGAGCATCGCAGGAAACTCTAAGCTTTAAAGATGAACAACTAAGAGAAGCACAAACATGGATTACGCGAGCCCAGGAAATGGATGCGTTGCAAACAACTACAAACCAAACCTTACAAGCTGAACTTCGAGAGCGTACCGAACAATATAATCAGCTGTGGATGAATTGTCAAAGACAG TTTGCAGAATTTGTGCATACAATACAAGCACTCCAGATTGAGTTGGCAGATCTAAGACAAAGAAATGCAACTTCTACCGATGAATCACGTGCCTCTGAATTGAACATAAAAGATGCTTTACAGTCTGGGAACAATGTTGGAAACCAGCTTAATGTCAGTGGGGATTGTCAAACTCATGATTCTGGAACTCTTCCTAATGGAAATTTTGAGAATGATTTATCTTCGCAGTCTCAAGGAAATGCATCAGGACATGTTGGTCAG ACCAATTCTGTTGCTGCTGTTCCTATTGTTCCTCAGTCACTAGTTGGGATGCCAACTTACCTCTCCGGGCAAGTGGCTGCCCTGCATCCTTTTCTTATGCATCAACATGCTGTACCCCAGTCTGCCTATTTTCACTCAGTACCAGCAGTATCATCTCTACAACAGAGGCAAAACCAACAG GCTGCATCAGAAGGTTTGCAGATGCCTGTTAATGGGAAATCTAGCGATCCAGAGTACATTGATCATGTTAGTCAAGGGCTAGAACCTCATGCTGTGATTATGACCCCAAATGACAGGGCAGAG GATCTGGAATCTACCAAGAAACACTACAGTATAGATCCTCAACCTCAGAACAATCTGCAACAGCTACCATCCCAGTTGCAGGATGGTTTAAAATTGAATTCTCTTATGCATAGTAGTGAGAGTGAG AAAAATAACACTCTAGGGAAGGCAGATGCCCAAGTTTCTAGGACTCAACAACCCAGCTCAGCTGCATTGATACCTGAAGAACCAGTGAACAGAATACATTCGTTTGAGCAATCTACAGTTAACAGTGCTAATGTAACATTACCTTCCGAAGCTTCTTTCTCTTCAGAGAAGAAGACTCAACATTTAGTTGATAAGAGCTCAGAAGTTACTCTTCTTGACCAAGGGTCGCTGTTGCGCTGCATCGTTCGCACAATTCCACCAAATGGTAGAATCAGGATTAGTTCAACA CTACCAAACAGGCTTGGGAAAATGCTTTCACCTCTACATTGGCATGATTACAAGAAAAATTATGGAAAACTTGATGACTTTGTTGCTGGTCATCCTGaa CTATTTGTAATTGAAGGGGACTATATTCAGCTCAGGGAAGGTGCACAAGAGATAATTGCAGCCACTGCAGCTTTTGCCAAAGTTAAAGCAGCTGCATCTGTAACATCATCGAACTCGTCATTGTTGCCTTCTGTTGCTGTCACTCCTATGGCTCAGCAACACAGATTGAAGAGGGAGCATGCAACCTCCCGACCTGGAAATCTTACTGATAGTCATTCACAGCCTTCAATGATGCAGACTCAGCATATAAATGGTGCTCCGTATGCTGTTGGAACTGACTCAACCGTGAAAATTTTGAGCAAACCTAAAGAATCTTTGGAACGTAATAACAG GACAAGTGGAACTTCATTTAAAGCAAGAAGATA G